One stretch of Mycolicibacterium fallax DNA includes these proteins:
- a CDS encoding PAS and ANTAR domain-containing protein, whose amino-acid sequence MATDAVDAGHQTSIEHALSVGEPLRVGWFRFYLDGERWEWSAQVERMHGYPAGTANPTTELVLSHKHPEDLGQVSDILAVMRRTGAAFSTRHRIVDTAGAVHHVVVVGDQLHDDAGAVIGTNGFYIDVTPARADADQAALSEAVAEIAEARGGIEQVKGMLMLIYRIDADAAFDLLRWRSQETNTKLRPLAEQIATEIAALDYGDVLPDRVVFDRLLLTAHLRVPPAG is encoded by the coding sequence ATGGCCACTGACGCGGTTGACGCCGGACACCAGACCTCGATCGAGCACGCGCTGTCGGTCGGTGAGCCGCTGCGGGTCGGCTGGTTCCGGTTCTATCTCGATGGCGAGCGCTGGGAGTGGTCCGCGCAGGTCGAGCGCATGCACGGTTATCCGGCCGGGACGGCGAATCCGACCACCGAACTGGTGCTCTCGCACAAACACCCCGAGGACCTGGGCCAGGTGTCCGACATCCTGGCGGTGATGCGCCGCACCGGCGCGGCGTTCAGCACCCGGCATCGCATCGTCGACACCGCCGGCGCGGTCCACCACGTCGTCGTGGTCGGTGACCAGTTGCATGACGACGCCGGCGCGGTGATCGGGACGAACGGTTTCTACATCGACGTCACGCCCGCTCGGGCCGATGCCGACCAGGCGGCACTCAGCGAGGCGGTCGCCGAGATCGCCGAGGCCCGCGGCGGGATCGAGCAGGTCAAGGGCATGCTGATGCTGATCTACCGGATCGACGCCGACGCCGCCTTCGATCTGTTGCGGTGGCGGTCCCAGGAGACCAACACCAAGCTGCGACCGCTGGCCGAGCAGATCGCCACCGAGATCGCCGCGCTGGACTATGGCGACGTGCTGCCGGACCGGGTGGTGTTCGATCGGTTATTGCTCACCGCGCATTTGCGGGTGCCGCCGGCGGGGTAG
- a CDS encoding AurF N-oxygenase family protein: MPTLASAVATPAPGYRELLAVLSEGSVRRRFDPYLDIDWDAPELALDPEDPRWVLSGTVDPLGATRWYQDQPLERQIAIGRWRTMNTVKVGAAFESILIRGLMAFIMGLPNNSPEFRYALHEMTEECNHIQMFQELVNRSGADVPGMSPLFRRLSPFIGLVGHISPSAFMAGILAGEEPIDHFQKALIREDANLPPAVLRTMQIHIAEEARHISWANEFLKTYWPERSWRMKAFATVAFPLLLRYLAYEIMTPSKKIFMAEFDIPAEVFREAFWRGPQARRIMAGYFPEMRALAADLGLMNRVGRRLWKICRIDGDAARYRSAPKREAIAIA, from the coding sequence ATGCCGACCCTCGCATCCGCGGTAGCCACCCCCGCACCCGGTTACCGGGAACTGCTCGCCGTGCTGTCGGAGGGCTCGGTCCGCCGCCGCTTCGACCCCTACCTCGACATTGACTGGGACGCCCCGGAGCTCGCGCTGGACCCCGAGGACCCGCGCTGGGTGCTGTCGGGCACCGTCGACCCGCTCGGCGCCACCCGGTGGTACCAGGATCAGCCGCTGGAGCGCCAGATCGCCATCGGCCGGTGGCGCACGATGAACACCGTCAAGGTGGGTGCGGCGTTCGAAAGCATCCTGATCCGCGGGCTGATGGCCTTCATCATGGGTCTGCCGAACAACTCCCCGGAATTCCGCTACGCCCTGCACGAGATGACCGAAGAGTGCAACCACATCCAGATGTTCCAGGAGTTGGTCAACCGCTCCGGCGCCGACGTGCCGGGCATGAGTCCGCTGTTCCGCCGACTGTCCCCCTTCATCGGCCTGGTCGGCCACATCTCGCCGTCCGCGTTCATGGCCGGGATCCTCGCCGGCGAGGAGCCCATCGATCATTTTCAGAAGGCGCTGATCCGCGAGGACGCCAACCTCCCGCCCGCGGTGCTGCGAACCATGCAGATTCACATCGCCGAGGAGGCCCGGCACATCTCCTGGGCCAACGAGTTCCTCAAGACGTACTGGCCCGAGCGGTCGTGGCGGATGAAGGCCTTCGCCACCGTCGCGTTCCCGTTGTTGCTGCGCTACCTGGCCTACGAGATCATGACGCCGTCGAAGAAGATCTTCATGGCCGAATTCGACATTCCCGCGGAGGTGTTCCGCGAGGCGTTCTGGCGCGGGCCGCAGGCACGCCGGATCATGGCCGGGTACTTCCCCGAGATGCGTGCGCTGGCAGCCGATCTCGGCCTGATGAACCGCGTCGGCCGCCGGCTGTGGAAGATCTGCCGGATCGACGGCGACGCCGCCCGCTACCGCAGCGCCCCGAAACGCGAAGCGATTGCGATCGCCTGA